TAGCAACTGTATTGGATTATCTTAAACATTACGCTTTTGGCCTCTAGGTGGCTGCTATTTTCCGCAAAACATTGAGACTAACACATGAAAGCCGCAAGAAATTCTCAACGGGGAAAACAATGAATCTGATGACCACAGATGCTAATGCTCTTCAGGTATTATATTCCCTAGATTCTTTGCTTAtgttaaattaaacaaatttacaCCTTTCCATCTCTCAAACCTTATAGTCGTTATGATTTCAAAATGTAGTGTCTGAAGTACAAAAAGGGAATAGATAAACTAAATCACCAAATAACTAAAAACTTACCTAGGTCTAAGAATTTATAGGAAACTTGAGAAACAAATTAGAGCTGGAAAATCAATCATGTAAGTAAAGgatgaaaacaaaaatatggGAATAGAAACATGTAAGTAAAGgatgaaaacaaaaatatggGAATAGAAACTAATGTAAGATGGTGCTTCCTGTGTTTAATTGGGCAGAAAATCCTATATAATGAGACCTATGAAAGTACTCTCCCTCTTCAGATGTTTGAATTTAACTAAAGTTACGTCTACTTTCTGCAGCAAGTATGTCAACAACTTCATAATATGTGGTCATTTCCATTTCGTATCACCATGGCTTTGCTTCTTCTATATCAGCAGCTAGGTGCTGCTTCACTGTTTGGCTGTTTAATTCTGGTTCTGGTGTTCCCATTACAGGTAATGAACTTTCACCTTCCACTTAATATCTAGAGTTTTTGCTTTGAGTAATTGCTCCCATGCTTTATCTACTAAAATACTCATCTAGTTGCATTTTTTGCTCTTTCACTTGAAATGTGGCTTATCTCAACAGACATTTTTcataaacaaaatacaaaaattgaCAAAAGAAGGACTGCAACGAACTGACAAGAGAGTCAACTTGATGAATGAAATTTTGGCTGCAATGGACACTGTCAAGTATGCGTATACCTGACTTGGGTTTTACCTTTTAAGCTTATATAATCCTGCTGAGAACAGTGATGATTTTTAACATGTGCTATCTAATTTTCAGGTGTTATGCTTGGGAGAATAGTTTCCAGTCAAAAATTATGTGTCTGCGAGGAGATGAATTATCATGGTTACAGAAAGCACAGTTTCTTAGATCGGTAAAGTAGCATTTTTGTTGGTTATTTCAATCTAAGTAATAAGAATGCTTTTTAAAGTAGAATAAAAGGTGGAAGGAAAACATAATGATTTTCATTAAGctgaaaaatttaaatacaatcaaatgactaGATAGTGGAGCTAAAAAATAGGGAAATACATGAACATGATCTACTAAAAACTCTCTTAGAAACCACCCACTACACCACAAACTAAAActgaaatgtttaaaaaaacaagGGGAAATAACAGCAGTTTCAAGCAAACTTCAACACTTCTCATTGCTTGAGTTGATGTAGATGCCAAGTTTCTCCCTTTGGAACTCGAACTTGTTCTTCGGTAAGACCTTGGTGAACATGTTTGCTAACTGAAGTTCAGTCTTGCAGTACTTCAGCTTAATAGACCCCTCTTTTTGCACTTCTCTAAAAAAAGAACAACTTAATGTTGAAATGTTTGGTTTTCCCATGAAAAACAGGATTGTTCGATATAGAAATTACAGCTTGGTTGTCAACAAACACCTCTGTACAATCTTCTTGTCCCAAGCTCAGATCAATTAGCACTTTCCTCAGTCATAAAGCTTGATTTGCAGCAACAGTAACAACAGTGAATTCTGCTTCTGTTGTGGATTGTGCAATCTGCTTCTTACAGTACCATGATAATTGATAACACTCCTGAACAATAACCCGAAGTACTTCTCATATCATCAATAGATTCAGCTTCATCACTATCTGAATACTGAACTTAATTTCTAAGTCCGGTGTTCCCCTAACATATCTAAGGACCCTCTTAGCTGCTCTAAGATGAGTTTCAGTTGCACAATTAGTAAATCTTAACAAAAGACTTACATCATGCAGTATATCAGGTCTGGTTGTTGTCAAGTATATAAGACAACCAACCTTCTATAGAGAACCTCATCAACTTTATTAGTTTCATCACGCTTGCTCAACTTCTCCTTCTGACACATAGGAATAGCCATACTTTTGTAATCCTCCATTTTGAACTTCTTTAAGATCTCATTGACATACTTTTTCTGGTAAATGAAGATCTCATCAATTTTCTGAATGATTTCCATCCCAAGGAAATAGGCCATATCCTTTAAATACATTCATGCTGACTTTAAACACATTCACCACATCTGCATATTTGATTAGGCATTCTTTTCCCTCAAAGATCATCTTTAAACCTCTTTCGAGTAGCTGACCAAcacttaataaattttgattggtGTCGGGCACAAATAACACAGTACTTGAGGAACTGTCTACCGCCACAGTCCATTTCCTTTGACTGCAAGGTACTCCCCATTGCCAATTTTCAGTTTGGAGTTGAATGATGTGTCAAGTTCCTTGAAGAGACCTTGATCAAATATGATGTGGTTGGCGCAGCCACTGTCCACAAGCCAGTTATTACTTGAGCTGTTTGTTGCAAAAACAAGTTGGCACAAAGAGCTGCTCCTCCTGATCTGCAATTTGAGCCACATTTCTTTGCTGAAGGTTCACTTGAGCCACATTCTTCTGTTGCAGATTACTTTTGCAAGGCTTTCTCCAACATCTAAAAAGTGCATGACATTTCTTTCACATAACTTATAAGGAGAAAATTTTGGTTTAGAACCTCTACTTGTGTTTGAAAATTTGAACTTGCACTTTCCTTCTTGCTTTTTCAGttcttcttcccttttcactttGGCTTGATTGCACTTTTTCTAACAATACTCCTTCTACAAACCCCTCAATCCTCATCAATCTTGTTTGTTCTTGTGCCTACAAGGCACTCAAGATTTCTGCAAAACTGACTTTTGACAAGTCCTTAATATTCTCTAATGAGGAAATGGTAGCCTCAAGTCTTTAAGAAACAGTTACCAACACATTTTGAACCAATCTAGAATCAATAAATTCAGTGCCAAGCAATCTTACCTTGTTGACAATTGTGATTAATCTGTTAGAGTACTCCTTGATGGTTTCTGAATCCTTCATCTTCACAATCTcgaatttcttaattaaattaaggacATGCATCCCCTTAatcttttcatttccttcatactattttttagaaaatttcaGACCTTAAATGTTGACTTTATTCATTATCCTGATGAAAATCTCAGTTGCACAACAACAAACAGAGTAGCTCTTTCTTTCGACTTCCTTGTCTATTCTCCTCATGATTCTTTATATGTGCCAGTGTTGGGTTAGCTTGTAATTCTGCCGCTACATACTCCTTCTCAACAACTTCCCAAAGATCATTTGGATCCAGATGAGCCTCCATTCGAGTAGCCCAGACATGGTAATTGTTACCATTGAACACAGGTGGTATTAATGATGTAAATAATATATCTGAATTCATGGAAAAAGATAAATGTTGTGGTGGATTTCTCTCACTCATAGGACCCTCAAGAAGACAGTTCTGAATTCTTTTACCAATTTGTTGGTTATTTCAAACtaagaatgattttttaaaGTAGAAAAAGAGATGAAAGGGTGTAAGGAATTTCCCTCCTAATCAATCAAAGAACTAAGAAATATAACAGCAAGAAACCAAtaaaacaacacaagatttgatatcggagttcgACCCAAAAAAGATGGTCTACGTCTCCGTCGAGATCTGTTACGAACTCGATTCCACTATCACAATTAAACGTTTCAGTTACACCTCATAGGACCCTCAAGAAGACAGTTCTGAATTCTTTTACCAATTTGTTGGTTATTTCAAACTAAGAATGACTTTTTAAAGTAGAAAAAGAGATGAAAGGGTGTAGGAAATTTCCCTCCTAATCAATCAAAGAACTAAGAAATATAACAACAAGAAACcaataaaataacacaagatttgatatcggagttcgACCCAAAAAAGATGGTCTACGTCTCCGTCGAGATCTGTTACGAACTCGATTCCACTATCACAATTAAACGTTTCAGTTACACCTcgttctttatatatatcactCACACCTCTAAAATCTCTAACCCTCTTGTGtgaattactcatatatatataaacaacttgtcctaactaacttaacaaacttaagcCTTTGACACTTTATTTAATTGGGCCTATTTAATTGGGCCTGACCCATCAACTCAATTTCAACAAAGGGAAAACATAATGggtttttttttgggaattaaAAGAGAATAACATGACAACCCACATCCATGGTTCcccacttaaactcaaagcgcttccaGATGGAATTGAACCCGTGACCTTTtagtctcttaagccgactcttagcACTGGGCTACCTTGGTGGGATAACATACTGATTTTCCTTAAGctgaaatcatttaaatataaccAAATGACTAGATAATCGAGCTAAAAAATAGGGAAATACATGAACATGATCTGCTAGAAATTTTCCTAGAAACCACCCACTACACtataaactaaaactaaaatgttaaaaataaggGGAAATAACAGTAGTTTAAAGCAAACTTCAACAATTTTCCTTTTCCGTTAGCTGCTAGTGTAATCCTCTGGATCGGACTCAAGATTAACTAGCTACAAGGTGACTGTTGATAAGATATTTAGGTATTTTTGGGGGTGGGGTAGATAGTCTTGTGAAATCAGAACCATAGGATACCTATTAGAATGAACTATATGTTTATTTGTCTAATACTGCTTACTGCTGGTGCAACCTAGGCCCTGtgcttattatttttattttaaaaacgggtcaacttgtattaaaaactaatatgaTGGAGCGGTCAATTCTTACAAGAATGAGGGAAGAAGAGACAGGAAAACAAAAAACCAAATACAATAATTAGATTCCTATCAAGTCAAAAGCAATCCCATCCCGATCCTTGTGCTTATGATAGTGATGCATCTGATTGACCTGCTTCCATTCTTCCAGCCTATTCAAACATTTTTGGAGTCTATCTCTTTTTCTATGGAAGGAGACACATTGGTATAAAAtgcaattttctttttctaaatgAGAGATAGAGCCATGATATGATCATCTGAAGTGATGTTTTTCTTGCATTCTTTCAACTCACAAGTTCTCCCCTTAGGCTTTACGATGGAAATCATCTTTCTTGAGTCTAAAGGATGTAgtgtatttttcttttttacattGGAACTTGGTAACTaatgagaattataaaattattattggatGTATTAGTTTCTTCCATCGGACTTTGTGGGTCCAATTAGTTGATTATTTTGTTAGTGGTAGTTTAGTCTCGTTTACCTGTAACTTACTAATTTTCTTTGTGTTTTACAGTTCAACTTCTTCTTATTTAGTATCATTCCAGTTTTTGTTACTGTGGTATCATTTGGAACGTTCATGGTGCTTGGTGGAGATTTAACACCTTCAAAGGCTTTCACATCGCTTTCTTTATTTCAACTTCTTGGGTCTCCTCTAGGCATGCTTCCCAGTTTCATAACAAAGGTctgtttttttaagaatttattgaTAATTCCTCGCTTATGTAAACATTTTATATTCTTCAACTAAGACAGAAATCTGTGATTGTATGTATATATGCCCTGTGTGTTTAGCTTCTTAGCCATCTATTTGAACTGGTAGCTTATTACCCCAATCCGTTGGATTTTAATGACAAGTTGGTAGTAGTACTTAAGAAGGAAATGTTAGTAATGAAGTACTAATTCAAGACCATTCTTAAGAGTAGATATGTGATAGTTCTAGAGGTGCAATTATCAGGGGCGCTGTCTTTTGAATCGACAAATATCTCCACTTTCCATTATGCCAATCAATTGTACAAATTGTTTTAGAAACTTATCATGCAATGAAACAAACTTGTTAACCAGATTAAACAAAACTTATCACAGTGCTTTTACgggatgataattttttttatcttattgacatttaaaattttgcgttttttttctcctttctcTTTTGTAATGTTTGAACGTATCTTGcgctctttttaataaaagttgacatttttttaaaaaaaaaaactattacaGTGCTTTTCTTTTTAAGTAACCAAATTGCTGGATTCTTATAGGttctttttgtaaaattttcaattagaaGTATATTTCAAGATGGTTGCTATAGTCTAATGATGATTTAATTGAAGGCTAATCTTTACCAAATATtgattcaatataaataaacagTTTAAACCAAAGCTTTTAACATTTATAGAACAAAAtggttattaatttatcgaacATTATTTATTAGCTTTTTAGTGTCTTTTGTTAGTTAATAGATGAAAACTTGAAGGATGTTCTTACCTTACATGATGTTTACTTCCTCATAAAAAGAAACATTATTTGCTCTCTATGtctcttattttcttttattccgAGGAAGTTTAGACGATTAGATGTCTTCTAGAATAGCCTACTAGAATTCCTTTTCAACTCACTTGTAAATATATCTGGgcttttcataaaaaaaaggtCTTTTGGTTGtttctttcttccttttttttcttaatcGTGTAGTTTATGTTTCAAGTTGCTTATTCACAGAACAAAGGAATAGTAATCTTTTTTTGTCATTATCAATATAATAGGTTTATCTATATGCATCAGATTTTCTGTATTTCGGAAACTTGAGAAACGGCAGAGATATTTTATCCATGgagattttattttcaattttatcatGGGATCCTTAGCTTCAATAGgaaatttaaagataatttgaACAGTTACCCTAAAAAGGATTGtgttgattaatttatttatatgaatgttCACTTGTGTACTATACTGAGGCATTAACCTTTTTCTGCTTATACttcttaaattcaatttaagTTTATTGTGCTATCATGATATTATAAGTTCTTCAAGCTGAATGCAAAAGAGAAGGTTTTCTTACTCACTAATGCCTCTTAAGATGTGGATATTGTAATTGCTGCAGATTGTTAATTCATACGTATCTTTGCAACGTTTGGAAGAACTACTTTTTTCTGAAGAGAAAGCTCTCTTGCCTAATCTACCTCTTGATCCTGAATTTCCTGCCATCTCAATCAAGAATGGATACTTCTCATGGGATTCTAAGGTACTTTTTTCACATCCCTAAATTCTTCTACGTGTTCTAGTTTTATCGAAGTTTGTTTCAACATCCACAAAATAATAGTTAGTTCAGTAGAAATACTGTTTTCTGAATATCTTAATAGTTGTTCCACTATGAAGTCTTCATTTTAACCTTAAACAATTGTGGACATCTTGGTTTCTATTGTAAGGCTAgattattatagttaaaatgttCAGATCCTTTTCCTTAAGTATGCATTATCatttttgaagaaataaaaaaataattgttaaaaaaactGAATAAAAAGGGCCCAACCGGGTTCGAACCGGTGACCTCTTGATCTGCAGTCAAATGCTCTACCACTGAGCTATGGACCCTTATATAAGTTAATTTCTACGCATCATCATTATTATAAGGAATAAGCAGAACTCCGGAAATGTGAAGAGTTAATTTTCcgatttaacatttaaaattcttccttttttttttttttttctgtttttcctATCTCTTTGTAACGTTTGAATGCATCTTGCAttctttttaacaaaatattgacatttttcaaaaataaataaataaataaacagaaTAGGAGTTTATTTTTACAGGTATTCCTATGTTTAAAGATTCACAAGTGTTTATGACTTGACAGAATAGTGTTTGCTCGTACATGGAAAATGATAATGTGTTCTATGTCTTTATGTGTGTTAAGATCTTGGAGTGCTATACTACTGTCTACATTACATTTAATAACACTAGGtctttttctctttaattatttatctttagaAGGTGAATCCCACATTATCAAATATCAATTTGGACATACCAGTTGGGAGTCTCGTTGCAATTGTTGGTGGTACTGGTGAAGGAAAAACATCGGTTATATCTGCAATGCTCGGGGAGATTCCTGCTGTAACAGATGCAAGTGTGGTCATCAGGGGAACTATTGCCTATGTTCCTCAGATATCCTGGATTTTCAATGCTACTGTGAGTCTAGTCACTTCTTATATTCTTCAAGGTTTCTAAGTTAAGTTACGATTTCTTGTGCTAACATGCATGTCTTTCCAACAAAATGTATCTTACCTGTACAGGTACGTGAGAACATATTATTTGGATCAGATTTTGATACTTCAAGATACTGGAAGGCAATAGATGTAACAGCACTGCAGCATGATCTTGATCTGCTACCAGTTAAGTGTTgcgaaaatttaatttatttggttCTATTGGGAAATAAGAGAatgtttatttgattataaaagtTGTTTTGATTGCTGCATCTGTTTGttttaccaaaattaacatcCTCACAGGGTCATGATCTGACTGAGATTGGTGAAAGAGGGGTCAACATTAGTGGGGGTCAAAAGCAAAGAGTTTCTATGGCTAGGGCTGTGTATTCAAATGCAGATATTTACGTATTCGATGATCCCTTAAGTGCTCTTGATGCTCATGTTGGTCAGCAGGTGAATGTTCGAGGACTAAATAATTACCTATTCTTTAACTGACTTAAACAGTAATTTTAAGGCACTATATAATGTATATTGATCCTAAACTGTTCTATTTACTTTAAATTgccaatattttctttttttgttttttttcctttcatCTTGATCTAATTTCAAACTTTCCTCCAGGTTTTCAACAAATGCATTAGTGAAGGATTGCAAGGAAAAACCAGGGTTCTTGTCACAAACCAGCTACATTTTCTTCCTCGagtagataaaataattttggtatctGATGGAATGATCAAAGAAGAGGGAACTTATGAGGAGTTATCTCGAACTGGCAAACTGTTTAAAAAACTTATGGCAAATGCGGGAAAAATGGAAGAACATGTAAATAGTGCGGAGGATTATATAAGTCTGGAACATAAGCCTGTTACATCCATTGTTAATGAAATAGAGAATGGTTTTCCACAAAGCATGACATCTACGAATAAAAGGAAAGAAGGTAAATCTGTTCTAATTAAGCAGGAAGAAAGAGAGACTGGTGTTGTCAGCTTTAAAGTTTTGACAAGGTGATATACATTTccagtaatattatttttccacAATCATCTTACAATTAGTTTGTGAGAGCCTCAAACATTGTGTATtcatgaaaaaattattaatatgccTGAAATTCTCTAATTTCAGGTTTAAAGATGCATTAGGAGGTTCATGGATTGTCATGATACTCTTTATCTTATACATAGTGATAGAAATTCTCCGGATTCTAAGTAGCATATGGTTAAGTGTTTGGACAAAGCAAGGCTCATCAAGCAGTAAGGGGCCAGGTTTCTACATCCTGATTTATGCTGTTCTATCCATTGGGCAGGTATTATTCCTATCAAGTTTCTTTCTTGATATATGAACATTGAATGACTTCTATAGTCCTGTTCAGAGCAACATACTATCTTTCTATCATCTAATCTAATTGAACACTCTTAACAAGTTGGAATGGTACTTCAGTATTTTCATGTTATTAACTCCTTATGATGCAACCAGGTACTTGTGATACTGGCAAACTCACTTTGGTTGGTAACATCAAGTTTTCATGCAGCTAGAAGATTGCATGACTCCATGTTGCACTCCATCTTAAGGGCTCCCATGGTATTCTTCCATACAAATCCTATTGGGCGAGTAATTAATAGATTCGCAAAGGACACAGGTGATATAGACCGTGATGTTGCCATGTTGATTCATATGTTTATGGGTGAAGTGTGGCAGCTCCTATCAACTTTTGTGCTAATTGGTGTTGTCAGCACCATTTCACTTTGGGCTATCATGCCACTTCTGATTCTTTTCCATGCAGCATATTTATATTACCAGGTTAGTCTTCCTTTGCAAAATCTTGTTTTCTGTTTTACACTGTAAAATTGTGTATTGAATTGAGAAGTTGGGGACGAATCAGCGACCTTTACTTTGTAAAATTGTTAAGCGTGTAAAAAAGAGTTatgaatatttttgatattttggcATGTTCTGCATGGGTTAAGGGGGGAATCTGCAAGTCACATAAAGCCAATAAAGTTTCTAGGACATAAATTTGTAAGGATGTACTTTGTTTGATACTCTCTTTTGTTCACTTCTTTTAAAAGACTAAACAATTAGAAAAAAAGTAAAACGAGTACCTCCTCATTGTGTCAATTATGCTTTCAGATCCTCAGAAAACAAAAGGTAACTTAACAAGATACTTATGATATGAATGGGATTCCATGGAGTTAAATGTTTTGTCATGTTGCATGTTTATTTCACGCATCCCATGTTCCTATAATGTTGTCATTTGCGACTCCTCTGATCTCTTCATCTTTTTGtttcctataaaaaaaattaacgcCTACTTCCGAGATTTCAAGCGAAATTGTTCTGCAGGCCACAAGTAGAGAAATAAAACGTTTGGATTCCATCAGCAGATCTCCTGTTTATGCTCAATTTGGAGAAGCACTGAATGGTTTGTCAACTATTGGTGCCTATAAAGCGTATGATCGAATGGCCAAAACTAATGGGAGATCTATGGataataatattagatttacCCTTGTCAATTCAAGTTCAAACCGTTGGCTTAACATAAGGCTGGAAAGCTTGGGAGGTCTTATGATATGGTTAATAGCTACCTTTGCTGTAATGCAGAATGGAAGTACAGACAACCCATTAGCATTTGCTTCTTCAATGGGTTTGCTTCTCAGTTATACACTTGACATCACAAATCTCCTGAGTAATGTTCTAAGACAAGCAAGCCAGGCTGAGAATAGTCTAAATTCTGTTGAGCGTGTTGGCACATATATAGATTTGCCATCAGAAGCTCCAACCATCATTGAAAATAACCGCCCTTCACCTGGGTGGCCTTCTCAAGGTTGCATCACATTTGAAGATGTTGTACTTCGTTATCGGCCTAGTCTTCCACCTGTTTTACATGGGCTCACTTTCCATATCAAGTCAAGCAAAAAAGTTGGGATTGTTGGAAGAACTGGTGCTGGAAAGTCTAGCATGCTTAATGCTTTATTCCGGATTGTAGAAATTGAAAGAGGAAGAatcattattgatgattgtgaTATATCAGAGATTGGGCTGACTGACTTGCGCTCCGTTTTGAGTATTATACCACAAACTCCTGTCCTTTTCTCAGGTGCGTGATTTATGATAAGATAGTAGAATTCTTAAAATATGTAAGctaattattctaatatatCTAGAAATAATGGTCTCTCTGAAACTAAATCTTGCCTTTTAACTTCCCAGATGGGATAAAAGACATATTGTTTAATAGCAACTCAATATTTCTGAAAGGACTAAGAATGATGTGTAATAATCATGCATTACATTTGTTGAAAGTGTGCTCTGTTTTTCCCAATGAACATCAATTTGTACTTAAATGGATTTCTTCAATCACacctttgtttttgtttctccAGGGACTATTAGATTTAATCTGGATCCTTTCTGTGAACACAATGATGCTGATATCTGGGAGGCATTGGAGAGAGCACGTCTAAAGGATGTCGTTAGAAGGAATGTTTTTGGTCTGGATACTGAGGTACTAGATTAATTTAAAGTCTTCAATTTTCTCTGATAATACTTCCATCCTGATTGGAAGGTTATACATCAAATTTACTGACTAGCTATCATACTAACTATTGTGCTTTGCATATACTTATGATGCATTAAAAGGTCTAGTATAAGGTCTTTATATTTTGCAATACTTTCAGATTTTCATTTTGCATGACTTCAATTTATTGTAAGAAACTCTTTCAGAATGGAGATTATCTAAAATGCATATAAGTgttagtttgattcagcttaaaCTAATCACGTATGTATGTTTAAGCTTATTCGCAAATCGTTCTGGTgatatagagagaaaaaaatattgctAAGCctgtttgattcagcttattcaATATACTTATTCATTGACAATCACAGCTGAATCAATGGAGCACTAAAACTTGTAGAAGTTGTATAGAGCCTTATCTACAAATACTTCCCTGGCAAAGAAAACTATCTAATCAAAGCTAGTTCTTTTGAtcaatcttatatttatcaagTTCATTGTATTTGAAAACTTCATAGACTGAAAATGATGATGTTGTCTACTTATCTgctttgatttttatttttgtgcaAGAAATGATTTATTATGTTTCTTTGACTGTGGTTAAAGGTCTTAGAGGGAGGGGAGAATTTTAGTGTTGGGCAAAGGCAATTGCTTAGTCTTGCCCGGGCATTGTTACGCAGATCAAAGATTCTTGTTCTTGACGAGGCCACGGCTGCTGTTGATGTTGGAACAGACTCTCTTATACAGAGTACCATTAGAGAAGAGTTTAGGTCTTGCACAATGCTCATCATTGCTCACCGCCTAAATACCATCATGGATAGTGACTTGATTTTGGTATTAGAAGCTGGACAGGTAATGATTCTTTTCTCCATTGttgattcttttttttattactttgcCTGAGGAATTCATTAAATGTCTTTTTAGGTATTAGAGTATGATACTCCAGCAAATCTATTGTCAAATGAAGGCAGTGGTTTCTCAAAGATGGTCCAGAGTACTGGAGATGCAAATGCAGAATATTTGCGAACTTTAGCCCTCAGAAGTAGTAAAGACATCATAAACTCTGTAGCCTCTTCGAGATGGGCTGCTGCAGCGAAATTCGCCCTTATTTCAAACCTGACTTCTTCACATAATAGCCTTCAGCCCTTTTTAGTAAACGATGAAAACAACATCTTCAAGAGGACAAAGGATGCTGTCACAACAATACAGGAGGTTCTTGAGGGCAATCATAATGAAGTTATTAATACAACTTTGGAAGATCACCAACTGCCTACAGATGGTTGGTGGTCATCTCTGTATAAAGTAATTCGAGGTACGGCTAATATTATTTCTTCTAAATCAACCTCTCGGTCAGATAATTTATCAATGTTTTCTCGTCCAAAATCAGCTTTAAATAGTGTTTATAAATGGGTTTTCTTGTTAGTTTTGAGATTGGTTGGTATCTTATGGATTTCATTTTCAGGATTTGATATAATAAGCAGATTGGCTCAAAATGGGTTAATAATAGATGAAGCTTACAGAAATCTTTTGGAGGACAAACCACAAGATTTGGAACATGTTGATAGGGAGATGATAATCTGatgtttattttgaatttaaacaaacttgtattataatataataatctgGCATGTAATAAGACTACTAAGTGTTATTTGTCAAGTCAATTTAACAGTAAAAGTGTTGCTATATTCTCTAAACAACATTGGTAAATAATTAGCAacaaatttttgtttttctaaaaggagatgatttttttttttctaaagcaaaatatatattattagctTAGTGTTATAACACAATAACATGTGTCTGCACTCTGCAAAGTCATGGTTCTTTATTTCCAtaccatttaaatatatatatatatatatatatgaaaaatgatacaTATCACGACTATGAAAATAGCGACTCGCACAACGAAGGGATCtcgctgttatacaaaagggaATCTGATTTTTATACAAAAGGGATTTTGTTGTTATATAAAGGGG
This is a stretch of genomic DNA from Impatiens glandulifera chromosome 4, dImpGla2.1, whole genome shotgun sequence. It encodes these proteins:
- the LOC124936126 gene encoding ABC transporter C family member 12-like isoform X2; amino-acid sequence: MGFHPFVWFCRPVEYGGIWAHETNSTFGAYAPCGIDSLAIIVTHLVLLGLCSYRIWLTMTSIKVQRYCLRSKICNYVLGLLAGYCTVEPLFKLLMRISMFNLEEQTDFAPFEVVSLITETIAWCTMLVMLATETKVYIKEFRWYVRFGVVYVLVGDAVMLSLILQVTDFFPRSNFYLYVAKLCVQVFFGAFLLSYVPHLNPYPEYVPLSTEYPDDAKYEILHGEDHICPERHANIFSSIFFSWMTPLMKQGYKRPLRENDVWKLDAWDQTETLFTRFHYCWSEELKKPKPRLLLALNYSLGGRFWLGGLFKIGGDLAQLMGPVLLNHLLQSMEKGDPTLVGYAYAFSIFISVLFGVLCEGQYTQNVSRVGFRLRSTLVAAIFRKTLRLTHESRKKFSTGKTMNLMTTDANALQQVCQQLHNMWSFPFRITMALLLLYQQLGAASLFGCLILVLVFPLQTFFINKIQKLTKEGLQRTDKRVNLMNEILAAMDTVKCYAWENSFQSKIMCLRGDELSWLQKAQFLRSFNFFLFSIIPVFVTVVSFGTFMVLGGDLTPSKAFTSLSLFQLLGSPLGMLPSFITKIVNSYVSLQRLEELLFSEEKALLPNLPLDPEFPAISIKNGYFSWDSKVNPTLSNINLDIPVGSLVAIVGGTGEGKTSVISAMLGEIPAVTDASVVIRGTIAYVPQISWIFNATVRENILFGSDFDTSRYWKAIDVTALQHDLDLLPGHDLTEIGERGVNISGGQKQRVSMARAVYSNADIYVFDDPLSALDAHVGQQVFNKCISEGLQGKTRVLVTNQLHFLPRVDKIILVSDGMIKEEGTYEELSRTGKLFKKLMANAGKMEEHVNSAEDYISLEHKPVTSIVNEIENGFPQSMTSTNKRKEGKSVLIKQEERETGVVSFKVLTRFKDALGGSWIVMILFILYIVIEILRILSSIWLSVWTKQGSSSSKGPGFYILIYAVLSIGQVLVILANSLWLVTSSFHAARRLHDSMLHSILRAPMVFFHTNPIGRVINRFAKDTGDIDRDVAMLIHMFMGEVWQLLSTFVLIGVVSTISLWAIMPLLILFHAAYLYYQATSREIKRLDSISRSPVYAQFGEALNGLSTIGAYKAYDRMAKTNGRSMDNNIRFTLVNSSSNRWLNIRLESLGGLMIWLIATFAVMQNGSTDNPLAFASSMGLLLSYTLDITNLLSNVLRQASQAENSLNSVERVGTYIDLPSEAPTIIENNRPSPGWPSQGCITFEDVVLRYRPSLPPVLHGLTFHIKSSKKVGIVGRTGAGKSSMLNALFRIVEIERGRIIIDDCDISEIGLTDLRSVLSIIPQTPVLFSGTIRFNLDPFCEHNDADIWEALERARLKDVVRRNVFGLDTEVLEGGENFSVGQRQLLSLARALLRRSKILVLDEATAAVDVGTDSLIQSTIREEFRSCTMLIIAHRLNTIMDSDLILVLEAGQVLEYDTPANLLSNEGSGFSKMVQSTGDANAEYLRTLALRSSKDIINSVASSRWAAAAKFALISNLTSSHNSLQPFLVNDENNIFKRTKDAVTTIQEVLEGNHNEVINTTLEDHQLPTDGWWSSLYKVIRGFDIISRLAQNGLIIDEAYRNLLEDKPQDLEHVDREMII